The stretch of DNA tctttttcttctttttgtcctttctttctctttttgctTTTCGTTAAACCTTTGTAAGAACCTTTTTGTGCCTGTAGGGGCTTTTAGCGCCTCCAGTAATTTCATCAAAGAAAAAATCTAATACAGTCTTGCTGCAACGCATCGTCGTTGTTTCTCATGTTGTTTTGCTTGGCGTGACCGTGATCATTGTCTATCGATCGGCTGCAGAGGAGGACAGGGACCCTGGGCGGGTGCCGACGCGGGAGAACCTGCTGCGCGCGCTACGGTGGCTGGTGGAGGGCACCAGCGCTGGGGACtcgctggtgttctacttctcCGGCCACGGCGTGCAGAAGCTGTACATGGACGGCCACACGGTGGAGGGCTGCGACGAGGAGCTGTGGCCCGTGGACTTCGATGGTGGCTCCCGCGGCGGCGTCATCCTTGACGACGAGATCAACGCCACCATCGTGCAGCCGCTGCGCAGAGGCGTGAAGCTGCACGCCATTGTGGACACCGGCCATAGCGGGACCATCCTCGAGCTCCCCTACGTCTGCCGCCTGTCCAGAACCGGCGGGAACTGGAATTGGGAGGAACTGCAGAGCCGCCTCTCCGCCGGCAAGACCGCCATGTCCACCAGCGGCGGCCTCGCCATCTCCATCAGCAGCTGCGGCGGCGACAGCCAGACGTCGCAGGACTTGTTGTTGGGATCTGCCTACACCAGCGCCATGACGTACAGCTTAATCAAGGCGGTGGAGTCGGAGCCGGGCACCACCTATGGCCGCCTGCTGACGGCGATGAGGGCTACCATCCGCGACAGCGGCAGGGAGTTCGGTGGCATGGGCCCCATCGGCACCTTCTTCCGCCGGGTAATCACATTCAGCCGTGCGCAGCAGGTACAAAACTCTGAAACGAAAACGTACATCCGTGCACTATTATAGGAGTATAAGTATTGCTGCTGTGGTGTGCCGTTTGATCGTACATTGGATTTTGGTTTGGCAGGAGCCCCAGCTGTCCGCTTCACACACGTTCGACATCTACAAGAAACCCTTTCTATTGTGACTCGGTAAAGTTTATTTCACGCTTGAGTACATGTGCCCTCACTCTCCCATCCATTATATTAGATTTCGCTTTGAGAAGGGTggaaacacacatctcaatgcgaaactgctttgagatgtgtgtttgcacacttctcaaagtGGGAGAGTGAAGGGATGTGCCCTtaagagcaaaaaaaaaaaaaaaaacccgccTCCATCGTAACTCCTTCACTTTATATTTGCTAG from Sorghum bicolor cultivar BTx623 chromosome 8, Sorghum_bicolor_NCBIv3, whole genome shotgun sequence encodes:
- the LOC8071511 gene encoding metacaspase-2, with product MGLINAFTSSPQKQQLHEPLPASAGFPASSKKRALLVGISYAGTKYELRGSVNDVNCMSYMLRERFGFPASCILMLTQEDRDPGRVPTRENLLRALRWLVEGTSAGDSLVFYFSGHGVQKLYMDGHTVEGCDEELWPVDFDGGSRGGVILDDEINATIVQPLRRGVKLHAIVDTGHSGTILELPYVCRLSRTGGNWNWEELQSRLSAGKTAMSTSGGLAISISSCGGDSQTSQDLLLGSAYTSAMTYSLIKAVESEPGTTYGRLLTAMRATIRDSGREFGGMGPIGTFFRRVITFSRAQQEPQLSASHTFDIYKKPFLL